From the Malus domestica chromosome 17, GDT2T_hap1 genome, one window contains:
- the LOC103417512 gene encoding uncharacterized protein, translated as MIMAVALSGWKLWYSYSWGLRVVGGVGGVSRSSGRAAAAAVTLRRKESFSNWAWSQKHPPPPQSFFFVRCSKYGSSSSSSSVSASNSNGPNGSNVGKRYLESTDQELMSQCQMDTFKTSGPGGQHRNKRESAVRLKHLPTGITAQAAEDRSQHMNRASALARLRTLIALKVRNTVDLDAYSPPRELLQILPPKSTIRGSDCGPQIGPNNPKFILGMQALLDLIFTVDGSVSETAKFLGLSTGALSRLILSNDSLRLAVNELRFSKGMKPLK; from the exons ATGATAATGGCAGTGGCACTGTCAGGGTGGAAATTGTGGTATTCATATTCATGGGGTTTAAGAGTAGTAGGGGGAGTAGGTGGTGTTTCAAGAAGCAGTGGCAGagcagctgctgctgctgtaaCACTAAGAAGAAAGGAAAGCTTCAGCAACTGGGCGTGGTCCCAAAAACATCCACCACCGCCACAATCCTTCTTCTTCGTACGGTGCTCTAAGTAtggaagcagcagcagcagtagCAGCGTCAGTGCTAGTAATAGTAATGGGCCTAATGGCTCCAATGTCGGAAAAAGATATCTGGAATCTACGGACCAAGAGCTGATGAGCCAGTGCCAAATGGACACTTTCAAGACGTCTGGTCCGGGGGGTCAGCACCGTAACAAGCGAGAGTCTGCCGTACGCCTCAAGCACCTCCCCACCGGTATTACTGCGCAG GCTGCGGAGGACCGATCCCAGCATATGAATCGTGCCTCAGCCTTGGCTCGCCTTCGCACTCTTATAGCTCTCAAAG TCAGGAACACCGTCGATCTCGATGCTTATTCCCCTCCTCGAGAGCTTCTTCAAATTCTTCCCCCAAAGTCTACCATCAGAGGCTCAGATTGTGGTCCCCAAATTGGTCCCAACAATCCTAAGTTCATTTTG GGAATGCAAGCTCTGCTGGATCTCATTTTCACAGTTGACGGTTCTGTCTCAGAGACAGCAAAGTTCCTGGG GTTGAGCACAGGTGCTCTGTCGCGGTTAATACTCTCGAATGATTCTCTCCGACTAGCAGTCAATGAACTAAGGTTTTCCAAG GGTATGAAGCCTCTCAAGTAG